Proteins encoded by one window of Paenibacillus urinalis:
- a CDS encoding MarR family winged helix-turn-helix transcriptional regulator, whose translation MKAIGNEEKYGYAITRTSRAVLRFLTGYLRSYAITPEQWTVVKRVYEHDGITQKELAAISDKDPATLAKILDILEREGLIVRKTNKEDRRSYLIYITDQGVKLRDEVYEHLEQVFSKVLDGIPQDELAVFNKVLGQIEDNAAAHTVHF comes from the coding sequence ATGAAAGCTATAGGCAATGAAGAAAAGTATGGCTATGCGATAACAAGAACTAGCCGAGCTGTGCTTCGGTTTCTTACTGGGTATTTAAGGAGCTATGCGATCACCCCTGAGCAATGGACTGTAGTAAAGAGAGTGTACGAGCATGATGGTATTACGCAAAAAGAGTTAGCAGCCATCTCAGATAAAGATCCGGCAACGCTTGCTAAAATATTGGACATACTGGAAAGGGAAGGACTGATTGTTCGGAAGACAAATAAGGAGGATCGGAGATCCTATCTCATATACATTACAGATCAAGGCGTCAAATTAAGAGATGAGGTATATGAACATCTGGAACAGGTATTCAGCAAGGTTCTTGACGGAATACCGCAGGATGAGCTGGCTGTCTTCAACAAAGTGTTGGGTCAGATTGAAGATAATGCAGCTGCTCATACCGTACATTTTTAG